From the Streptomyces nigrescens genome, one window contains:
- a CDS encoding class E sortase translates to MTLRGRTTVRWIVRTLSEICVTVGALIVLFVAYVLFWTGVRADSAMDGEIGRLRHQWATGPVTAPDSTPAPDGDSAPAERPRRYTPGASFAVMYIPRLGSDWTKPVLEGTATDVLKRGLGHYARTARLGETGNFSVAGHRRTYGDPFKDFPRLRPGDAVVLTDGTTWFTYRIDNRPYTTLPGDIGVIDPVPRKSGFNGPGRYLTLTTCEPEWGHSHRLIAWAHLDSTQPVAQGRPSALTG, encoded by the coding sequence ATGACGCTGCGGGGCCGGACGACGGTGCGGTGGATCGTACGGACGCTCAGCGAGATCTGCGTCACCGTCGGCGCACTGATCGTGCTCTTCGTGGCCTACGTCCTCTTCTGGACCGGCGTACGGGCCGACAGCGCCATGGACGGCGAGATCGGCAGACTCCGGCACCAGTGGGCCACGGGCCCGGTCACCGCCCCCGACAGCACACCGGCCCCCGACGGCGACTCCGCCCCGGCCGAGCGGCCCCGCCGCTACACCCCGGGCGCTTCCTTCGCCGTCATGTACATCCCGCGCCTGGGCAGCGACTGGACCAAGCCCGTCCTGGAAGGCACCGCGACCGATGTCCTCAAGCGCGGCCTCGGCCATTACGCCCGCACGGCCCGCCTCGGCGAGACCGGCAACTTCTCCGTCGCCGGTCACCGCCGCACCTATGGCGACCCCTTCAAGGACTTCCCGCGGCTGCGCCCCGGCGACGCCGTGGTGCTGACCGACGGCACGACCTGGTTCACCTACCGCATCGACAACCGGCCCTATACGACGCTGCCCGGTGACATCGGGGTGATCGACCCCGTACCGCGGAAGTCCGGATTCAACGGCCCCGGGCGCTATCTCACGCTGACCACCTGCGAGCCGGAATGGGGCCACAGCCACCGGCTGATCGCCTGGGCACACCTCGATTCCACCCAACCCGTGGCACAGGGAAGGCCATCGGCTTTGACCGGCTGA
- a CDS encoding class E sortase: MTATGNDEACDRSAPPLKPRRVRRAIASTVSVIGELLITVGLILGLFVAYSLWWTNVLADREAHKQGDQVRQHWASSGPKGPGELDTKDGIGFLHVPAMNNGEVLVEKGTDADILNEGVAGYYTKPVKSGLPKDKKGNFTLAAHRDGHGAKFHNIDKLKDGDPIVFETKDTWYVYKVFATLPETSKYNVDVLDDIPKESGKRKAGRYITLTTCTPVYTSNYRYVVWGELERTEKVDADRTPPKEIR, encoded by the coding sequence GTGACTGCCACCGGAAACGACGAGGCATGCGACCGGTCCGCGCCGCCACTCAAGCCGCGCCGTGTGCGCCGGGCCATCGCCTCCACCGTCAGCGTCATCGGGGAGCTGCTGATCACGGTCGGGCTGATCCTGGGCCTCTTCGTCGCCTACTCGCTGTGGTGGACCAACGTCCTCGCCGACCGCGAAGCGCACAAGCAGGGTGACCAGGTGCGTCAGCACTGGGCGAGCAGCGGGCCCAAGGGGCCGGGGGAGCTGGACACCAAGGACGGCATCGGCTTTCTGCACGTCCCGGCGATGAACAACGGCGAAGTGCTGGTCGAGAAGGGCACCGACGCCGACATCCTCAACGAGGGCGTGGCCGGCTACTACACCAAGCCGGTCAAGTCGGGGCTGCCCAAGGACAAGAAGGGCAACTTCACGCTCGCCGCGCACCGCGACGGCCACGGCGCGAAGTTCCACAACATCGACAAGCTCAAGGACGGCGACCCGATCGTCTTCGAGACCAAGGACACCTGGTACGTCTACAAGGTCTTCGCGACCCTGCCTGAGACCTCGAAGTACAACGTGGACGTCCTCGACGACATCCCCAAGGAATCCGGCAAGCGCAAGGCGGGCCGCTACATCACCCTCACGACCTGCACCCCGGTCTACACCTCGAACTACCGCTACGTCGTCTGGGGCGAGCTGGAGCGCACCGAAAAGGTCGACGCGGACCGCACACCCCCGAAGGAAATCCGCTAG
- a CDS encoding DUF881 domain-containing protein yields MSNSADSPDRPTRSRLRPVRLLTLVVFALAGLLFWLSFDTARGTNLRSDDSMLRLSDLIQERSHKNGAQDDRNATLREEVDALAQRDNGSSRAEDAKLKALEKNAGTKPLKGQGVTVTLTDAPPNATAKIPGVPEPQPNDLVIHQQDLQAVVNALWHGGAKGIKVMDQRLISTSAVRCVGNTLILQGRVYSPPYKVTAVGNREALTNALTAAPAIQNYLQYVNAYGLGWKVDQHEAVTLPGYSGTVELHYAHPVKP; encoded by the coding sequence TTGAGCAATTCCGCTGACTCCCCCGACCGCCCCACCCGATCCCGCCTGCGGCCCGTACGGCTCCTCACTCTGGTCGTGTTCGCGCTCGCCGGGCTGCTCTTCTGGCTGAGCTTCGACACCGCGCGTGGCACGAATCTGCGCTCGGACGACTCGATGCTGCGGCTGTCCGACCTCATCCAGGAACGCAGCCACAAAAACGGTGCCCAAGACGACCGTAACGCCACTCTCCGGGAAGAGGTCGACGCTCTCGCGCAGCGCGACAACGGCAGCTCCCGGGCCGAGGACGCCAAGCTCAAGGCGCTGGAGAAGAACGCCGGCACCAAGCCGCTGAAGGGCCAGGGCGTGACGGTCACGCTCACCGACGCCCCGCCGAACGCCACCGCCAAGATCCCCGGGGTGCCCGAGCCCCAGCCCAACGACCTGGTCATCCACCAGCAGGACCTGCAGGCCGTGGTGAACGCCCTGTGGCACGGCGGCGCCAAGGGCATCAAGGTCATGGACCAGCGGCTGATCTCCACCAGCGCGGTGCGCTGTGTCGGCAACACCCTGATCCTCCAGGGCCGGGTCTACTCCCCGCCGTACAAGGTCACCGCCGTCGGCAACCGCGAGGCCCTCACCAACGCGCTGACCGCTGCCCCGGCCATCCAGAACTATCTCCAGTACGTGAACGCCTACGGCCTGGGCTGGAAGGTCGACCAGCACGAGGCGGTGACTCTTCCCGGCTACTCCGGCACAGTGGAACTCCACTACGCACATCCTGTGAAGCCGTAG
- a CDS encoding helix-turn-helix domain-containing protein: protein MDSAQQEATARARELQRSWYGEPLGALFRRLIDDLGLNQARLAGVLGLSAPMLSQLMSGQRAKIGNPAVVQRVQALQDLAGQVADGSVSAAEATDRMEEIKKTAGGSVLNNTAQQTSSTGATTVRRVVREIQSLLRSVADAGDIIDAANTLAPAHPELAEFLRVYGAGRTADAVAHYEAHQS, encoded by the coding sequence ATGGACTCAGCACAGCAGGAAGCCACCGCGCGGGCCCGGGAGCTGCAGCGCAGTTGGTACGGGGAGCCTCTGGGTGCGCTGTTCCGCCGTCTCATCGACGATCTCGGCCTGAACCAGGCCCGGCTGGCCGGCGTGCTCGGTCTGTCCGCCCCCATGCTGTCCCAGCTGATGAGCGGGCAGCGCGCGAAGATAGGCAACCCGGCCGTGGTGCAGCGGGTACAGGCGCTGCAGGACCTGGCCGGCCAGGTCGCCGACGGCAGCGTCAGCGCAGCCGAGGCCACCGACCGCATGGAGGAGATCAAGAAGACGGCGGGCGGCTCGGTGCTGAACAACACCGCGCAGCAGACGTCGTCGACGGGGGCGACCACGGTCCGGCGCGTGGTGCGGGAGATCCAGTCGCTGCTGCGGTCGGTCGCCGACGCCGGGGACATCATCGATGCGGCGAACACCCTCGCCCCGGCTCACCCCGAACTGGCAGAGTTCCTCCGGGTCTACGGTGCCGGTCGCACCGCGGACGCGGTCGCCCATTACGAGGCGCACCAGAGTTAG
- a CDS encoding peptidylprolyl isomerase, whose amino-acid sequence MAEQLYATLKTNQGDIEIRLLPNHAPKTVKNFVELANGEREWTHPATGKKSTDRLYDGTVFHRVISGFMIQGGDPLGNGTGGPGYEFGDEFHPDLAFNKPYLLAMANAGPGTNGSQFFITVGATAWLTGKHTIFGEVSNEASKKVVDAIATTQTNPRTDRPLQDVVIESVAIETR is encoded by the coding sequence GTGGCTGAGCAGCTCTACGCCACCCTGAAGACGAACCAGGGCGACATCGAGATTCGGCTCCTGCCGAACCATGCACCGAAGACGGTCAAGAACTTCGTCGAGCTCGCCAACGGCGAGCGGGAGTGGACCCACCCGGCGACCGGCAAGAAGTCCACGGACCGGCTGTACGACGGCACGGTCTTCCACCGGGTGATCAGCGGTTTCATGATCCAGGGTGGCGACCCGCTGGGCAACGGCACCGGCGGCCCCGGCTACGAGTTCGGGGACGAGTTCCACCCCGACCTGGCCTTCAACAAGCCGTACCTGCTGGCCATGGCCAACGCCGGCCCGGGCACCAACGGCTCGCAGTTCTTCATCACCGTCGGGGCCACCGCGTGGCTGACCGGCAAGCACACCATCTTCGGTGAGGTCAGCAACGAGGCGAGCAAGAAGGTCGTCGACGCCATCGCCACCACCCAGACCAACCCGCGCACCGACCGTCCGCTCCAGGACGTCGTGATCGAGTCGGTGGCCATCGAGACCCGCTGA
- a CDS encoding class E sortase produces MTALRPEREGRAYEPDEPERSYAPQDPYVQPDAFEAAVEQLADPLTDPLPGQVPPAPAPAPDPYGQPGRGRRRGKPAQEGGRQGSPWFRPHLEPEEQSRPGRQSYGSQTAAYGQAHGSGPAPHPATADPISQRGTAPETPASPAPTPAPRVSPTPAVSPAPAAATGPASWRDDETMALRQAEKRDGDSVSRETEATVSRETAAADPAPGGRAARRKAAQEAAKRGGRRGRHSGAAATAAAATASEPAPAPMSRLEARQAARAAKDSPSLIASRALGEAFITLGVLMLLFVTYQLWWTNVMAEQEAGGAASNLQSEWDKGGGEKKNLADGERFGIMYIPKLDVKAPIAEGIDKHKVLDHGMIGHYDKNSGIKTAMPWDKKGNFAVAAHRNTHGEPFRYVNRLTKGDKIIVETKSSYYTYEMESILPQTSPSNTSVIGPVPPGSGFTGPGRYITLTTCTPEFTSTFRMIVWGKMVDERPRSKGKPDALAG; encoded by the coding sequence GTGACCGCTCTGCGCCCCGAACGTGAAGGGAGAGCCTACGAGCCGGACGAGCCGGAGCGGTCCTACGCTCCGCAGGACCCGTACGTGCAGCCCGATGCGTTCGAGGCGGCGGTGGAGCAGCTGGCCGACCCGCTGACCGATCCGCTGCCGGGCCAGGTGCCACCGGCACCCGCGCCCGCGCCGGATCCCTACGGGCAGCCGGGCCGCGGTCGCCGGCGGGGCAAACCGGCTCAGGAGGGCGGGAGACAGGGCTCACCGTGGTTCCGCCCGCATCTGGAGCCCGAAGAGCAGTCCCGGCCGGGCCGGCAGTCCTACGGCTCTCAGACGGCCGCCTACGGCCAGGCACACGGCTCCGGCCCCGCTCCCCACCCCGCCACCGCCGATCCGATATCTCAGCGCGGTACCGCCCCGGAGACACCGGCGTCGCCCGCCCCCACCCCCGCTCCGCGGGTGAGCCCGACTCCGGCCGTGAGCCCCGCTCCGGCAGCGGCCACGGGCCCCGCGTCGTGGCGGGACGACGAGACCATGGCGCTGCGGCAGGCCGAGAAGCGCGACGGGGACAGCGTTTCACGTGAAACCGAGGCGACGGTTTCACGTGAAACCGCGGCAGCGGACCCGGCGCCCGGAGGCCGAGCGGCCCGGCGCAAGGCTGCTCAGGAGGCCGCCAAGCGGGGCGGCAGGCGTGGACGCCACAGTGGCGCCGCCGCGACGGCCGCCGCTGCCACCGCCTCCGAACCGGCGCCCGCCCCCATGTCCCGGCTGGAGGCCCGGCAGGCCGCACGAGCCGCCAAGGACAGCCCCAGCCTGATCGCCAGCCGCGCGCTGGGCGAGGCCTTCATCACCCTCGGCGTGCTGATGCTGCTGTTCGTCACCTATCAGCTCTGGTGGACGAACGTGATGGCGGAACAGGAGGCGGGAGGTGCCGCCAGCAATCTGCAGAGCGAATGGGACAAGGGCGGCGGCGAGAAGAAGAATCTCGCGGACGGCGAGCGCTTCGGGATCATGTATATCCCCAAGCTGGATGTGAAGGCGCCGATAGCCGAGGGGATCGACAAGCACAAAGTGCTGGACCACGGCATGATCGGTCACTACGACAAGAACAGCGGGATCAAGACGGCGATGCCCTGGGACAAGAAGGGCAACTTCGCGGTGGCGGCCCATCGCAACACTCACGGCGAGCCGTTCCGTTACGTCAACCGCCTCACCAAGGGCGACAAGATCATCGTCGAGACGAAGAGCTCGTACTACACGTACGAGATGGAGAGCATCCTCCCGCAGACGTCTCCGAGCAACACCAGCGTGATCGGTCCGGTGCCGCCCGGCTCGGGATTCACCGGCCCCGGCCGCTACATCACCCTGACGACCTGCACCCCGGAGTTCACCAGTACCTTTCGGATGATCGTCTGGGGCAAGATGGTCGACGAGCGGCCGCGGAGCAAGGGCAAACCGGATGCGCTCGCCGGCTGA
- a CDS encoding serine/threonine-protein kinase, translated as MGEIFAGRYELIDPIGRGGVGAVWRAWDARRRRYVAAKVLQQSDAHTLLRFVREQALRIDHPHVLAPASWAADDDKVLFTMDLVNGGSLAHLIGDYGPLPPRFVCTLLDQLLAGLTAVHAEGVVHRDIKPANILLEATGTGRPHLRLSDFGIAMRKGEPRLTETNYVVGTPGYFAPEQLLGAEPDFPADLFAVGLVALYLITGTKPDGEAMSRHFSEHGIPNAPEGVPEPLWQVLASLVHPDPEARFKTATGARKAMLSAVELLPDATIEEEIVEVFDHIGPLPADFGPDGPLRPRNTAGPATAGATAGTGATGQVSMSDTGSFQLAPPEPSTPATPAPTPTPTPMPGAVAGSTSTGHGSTPTGHGAPSTGHGASLTGHGGAFPHHGGTPTGHGIPAGPPASSGIPTTPPPPPAPAYEPTAAAHPERSATRPYTAGPLPVPGQPPAGISVTVPAMAYPAPRRKPGPPPKVAVPVLIVALLCIAVGVWALIAA; from the coding sequence ATGGGTGAGATCTTCGCCGGTCGGTATGAGCTGATCGACCCGATCGGACGGGGCGGGGTGGGCGCGGTCTGGCGCGCCTGGGACGCCCGGCGCCGCCGCTACGTTGCCGCCAAGGTGCTGCAACAGAGCGACGCGCACACACTGCTGCGCTTCGTCCGCGAACAGGCACTGCGGATCGACCATCCGCATGTGCTGGCCCCGGCGAGCTGGGCCGCGGACGACGACAAGGTGCTGTTCACCATGGATCTGGTGAACGGCGGCTCGCTGGCGCATCTGATCGGGGATTACGGCCCGCTGCCGCCGCGGTTCGTGTGCACGCTCCTGGACCAGCTGCTGGCCGGGCTGACCGCGGTGCACGCGGAGGGGGTGGTGCACCGCGACATCAAGCCCGCGAACATCCTGCTGGAGGCCACCGGCACCGGCCGGCCGCATCTGCGGCTGTCCGACTTCGGCATCGCGATGCGCAAGGGCGAGCCACGGCTCACCGAGACCAACTACGTGGTGGGCACGCCCGGTTACTTCGCTCCGGAGCAGCTGCTGGGCGCCGAACCGGACTTCCCCGCCGATCTGTTCGCGGTCGGTCTGGTCGCGCTCTATCTGATCACCGGCACCAAGCCGGACGGCGAGGCGATGAGCCGGCACTTCTCCGAGCACGGCATCCCGAACGCGCCCGAGGGCGTCCCGGAGCCGCTGTGGCAGGTACTGGCGTCCCTGGTCCACCCGGATCCGGAGGCGCGGTTCAAGACGGCCACCGGGGCGCGTAAGGCGATGCTGTCGGCGGTCGAGCTGCTGCCGGACGCGACGATCGAGGAAGAGATCGTCGAGGTCTTCGACCATATAGGGCCGCTGCCGGCCGACTTCGGGCCGGACGGGCCGCTGCGTCCCAGGAACACCGCGGGACCCGCGACGGCCGGCGCCACCGCAGGCACCGGGGCCACCGGGCAGGTCTCCATGTCGGACACCGGCAGCTTCCAGCTCGCCCCGCCGGAGCCGAGCACCCCGGCGACACCGGCCCCGACGCCCACGCCCACCCCGATGCCGGGGGCGGTGGCGGGCAGCACCTCGACGGGCCACGGCAGCACGCCCACGGGCCACGGCGCCCCCTCCACCGGCCACGGCGCAAGCCTCACAGGCCACGGCGGCGCCTTCCCCCACCACGGCGGTACGCCCACCGGCCACGGCATCCCGGCCGGGCCGCCCGCCTCGTCCGGCATACCGACGACGCCGCCCCCGCCGCCGGCGCCCGCGTACGAGCCGACCGCCGCCGCCCACCCGGAACGGTCCGCGACCCGCCCCTACACGGCGGGCCCGCTCCCGGTCCCCGGACAGCCCCCGGCGGGCATCTCCGTCACCGTTCCGGCCATGGCGTACCCCGCCCCGCGCAGAAAGCCGGGACCGCCCCCGAAGGTCGCGGTCCCGGTGCTGATCGTGGCGTTGCTGTGCATCGCGGTCGGTGTCTGGGCGCTGATCGCCGCCTGA
- a CDS encoding DUF5324 family protein: MTRKKSVRAATDTAKDSVRHAAEVVAPYAGTAKEAAAHFAHEARTRAAPKVAEAAHQARVQYDAHLHPRIEHARGTLPPKVDAAATRAACRTRKAARQAADYTAPRLEHAVTHARAAAEPVRDEALARGTAALAALRGQVTAAEIAKLQKKHSRRAKCGKLAKRLTVLGILAGGAIAAWKWWDKQANPDWLVEPPAPTEVSERGRLSAVDGSEGASLDPDVQAKQAEADERGGNTA; this comes from the coding sequence GTGACCCGCAAGAAGAGCGTGCGCGCCGCGACCGATACGGCCAAGGACAGCGTGCGGCACGCCGCGGAGGTGGTGGCTCCGTATGCCGGTACGGCCAAGGAAGCCGCCGCGCACTTCGCTCACGAGGCCCGCACGCGAGCGGCTCCCAAGGTGGCCGAGGCCGCTCATCAGGCACGCGTGCAGTACGACGCGCATCTGCACCCACGTATCGAGCACGCCCGTGGCACGCTGCCGCCCAAGGTGGACGCCGCGGCGACCCGCGCTGCCTGCCGGACCCGTAAGGCGGCCCGCCAGGCGGCCGACTACACGGCACCGCGGCTGGAGCACGCGGTGACCCACGCCCGCGCCGCGGCCGAGCCGGTGCGCGACGAGGCCCTCGCCCGCGGTACCGCCGCGCTCGCCGCCCTCCGCGGCCAGGTGACGGCCGCCGAGATCGCCAAGCTCCAGAAGAAGCACAGCCGGCGGGCCAAGTGCGGCAAGCTCGCCAAGCGCCTCACCGTGCTGGGCATCCTGGCCGGCGGTGCGATCGCCGCCTGGAAGTGGTGGGACAAGCAGGCCAACCCGGACTGGCTGGTCGAGCCGCCGGCTCCTACCGAGGTCAGCGAGCGCGGCCGGCTGAGCGCGGTCGACGGCAGCGAGGGCGCCTCGCTGGACCCCGACGTCCAGGCCAAGCAGGCCGAGGCCGATGAACGCGGCGGCAACACGGCCTGA
- a CDS encoding rhomboid family intramembrane serine protease codes for MDQVPGSPKEPQDARGDDGLPGCHRHPDRSTGIRCTRCDRPICPECMVSASVGFQCPDCVRSGGGTGHAPQAAAPRTIAGGTIAADPRLITKILLGINAAVFVAVLATGGDMSPLASRLDLLGLAADPSRFQLVGVAEGEWYRLLTSMFLHQAIAHFAFNMLSLWWLGPPLEAALGRLRFIALYLLAGLGGSALSYLLAAQNQPSLGASGAIFGLLGATAVLLRRLNYDMKPVLILLGLNLAFTFLWPHIAWQAHVGGLVVGAAVAFGMVHAPRDRRTLVHSATCVVALLAIIAVVWVRTVQLVG; via the coding sequence ATGGACCAGGTGCCAGGCAGCCCGAAGGAGCCGCAGGACGCGCGGGGTGACGATGGCCTGCCGGGCTGCCACCGCCACCCGGATCGCTCCACCGGAATTCGCTGCACCCGCTGTGACCGGCCCATATGCCCGGAGTGCATGGTCAGCGCCTCGGTCGGCTTCCAGTGCCCGGACTGCGTACGCAGCGGTGGCGGCACCGGTCATGCGCCGCAGGCCGCCGCGCCGCGCACGATCGCGGGCGGCACGATTGCCGCCGATCCGCGGCTGATCACCAAGATCCTGCTGGGCATCAACGCCGCCGTGTTCGTCGCCGTGCTGGCGACCGGCGGCGACATGAGCCCACTGGCCAGCCGGCTCGATCTGCTCGGGCTCGCCGCCGACCCGAGCCGGTTTCAGCTCGTCGGTGTCGCCGAGGGCGAGTGGTACCGCCTGCTGACCTCGATGTTCCTGCACCAGGCGATCGCGCACTTCGCGTTCAACATGCTCTCGCTCTGGTGGCTGGGACCGCCGCTGGAGGCGGCGCTCGGCCGGCTGCGGTTCATCGCGCTCTACCTGCTCGCCGGTCTGGGCGGCAGCGCCCTGTCGTATCTCCTCGCCGCGCAGAACCAGCCCTCGCTGGGTGCGTCCGGCGCGATCTTCGGGCTGCTCGGCGCGACGGCGGTGCTCCTGCGGCGGCTGAATTACGACATGAAGCCGGTGCTGATCCTGCTCGGCCTCAACCTGGCCTTCACGTTCCTGTGGCCGCACATCGCCTGGCAGGCCCATGTCGGCGGCCTGGTGGTGGGCGCCGCGGTGGCGTTCGGGATGGTGCATGCGCCGCGTGACCGGCGGACGCTGGTGCACAGCGCTACCTGTGTGGTGGCGCTGCTGGCGATCATCGCGGTGGTGTGGGTACGGACCGTTCAGCTGGTGGGCTGA
- the crgA gene encoding cell division protein CrgA translates to MPKSRIRKKDDFTPPPAKTTNLKMSSGRGWVAPLMLAMFLIGLVWIVMFYVSEGDLPIAAMGNWNIVCGFGFIAVGFGVSTQWK, encoded by the coding sequence GTGCCGAAGTCACGGATCCGCAAGAAGGACGACTTCACGCCGCCGCCGGCGAAGACCACCAACCTGAAGATGAGCTCAGGCCGCGGTTGGGTGGCGCCACTGATGTTGGCGATGTTCCTGATCGGGCTGGTGTGGATCGTGATGTTCTATGTGTCCGAGGGCGATCTGCCGATCGCGGCCATGGGCAACTGGAACATCGTGTGCGGCTTCGGCTTCATCGCGGTGGGCTTCGGCGTATCCACCCAGTGGAAGTAG
- a CDS encoding aminodeoxychorismate/anthranilate synthase component II, with the protein MTARILVVDNYDSFVFNLVQYLYQLGAECEVLRNDEVEPRHAQDGFDGVLLSPGPGTPEQAGVCVDMVRHCADTGVPVFGVCLGMQSMAVAYGGVVDRAPELLHGKTSPVHHEDVGVFSGLPSPFTATRYHSLAVEPDTVPDELIVTSWTEAEDVPGGRIVMGLRHRELLVEGVQFHPESVLTEWGHRMLANWLVECGDKGAVERSTGLAPVVGKAGG; encoded by the coding sequence ATGACCGCACGGATTCTCGTCGTCGACAACTACGACAGCTTCGTCTTCAACCTCGTCCAGTACCTCTACCAACTCGGCGCCGAATGTGAGGTGCTGCGCAACGACGAGGTCGAGCCGCGGCATGCCCAGGACGGCTTCGACGGGGTGCTGCTGTCGCCCGGACCCGGCACACCCGAGCAGGCCGGCGTCTGCGTCGACATGGTCCGGCACTGCGCGGACACCGGCGTCCCGGTCTTCGGCGTCTGCCTGGGCATGCAGTCGATGGCGGTCGCGTACGGCGGCGTGGTGGACCGCGCCCCCGAGCTGCTGCACGGCAAGACCTCGCCGGTCCACCACGAGGACGTCGGCGTCTTCTCCGGGCTGCCGTCCCCCTTCACCGCCACCCGCTATCACTCCCTGGCGGTCGAGCCGGACACCGTCCCCGACGAACTGATCGTCACGTCCTGGACGGAGGCCGAGGACGTCCCCGGCGGACGGATCGTCATGGGCCTGCGGCACCGCGAACTCCTCGTCGAGGGCGTCCAGTTCCACCCCGAGTCGGTCCTGACGGAGTGGGGCCACCGGATGCTGGCCAACTGGCTCGTCGAATGCGGCGACAAGGGGGCAGTGGAGCGCTCCACGGGGCTGGCCCCGGTGGTCGGCAAGGCCGGCGGGTGA